The Brachyspira aalborgi genome has a segment encoding these proteins:
- a CDS encoding DNA polymerase III subunit delta', with protein sequence MAKVLGQSVPLKIMSGIYKSGRLHHAYLFYGEEGIGKFESALNYAKAILCERENGTYCGECESCKMIDRYKHPDVIVAGTDERFRNAEIYFNQYLEYKLPYLFNDFYTACRSILYKVESMIFDSYDNYPASEPKEYMLGQKKDTSRFSLIEPYYLAVNYTLNELNEDNIEFIDSIFRGKSKEAIDIVKNKGNKKKCVIEGNFFDALKKIHYNIIHTVIPLDTVRNIIEMTYRKTRYGKKRIIIIEGIELMDKRAPNIFLRTLEEPSDNNIFILIASDTNKLTQDGMKPLMSRMMELKFSPLSENTLREILMKRLKFDEEKTALALQYSYGSVAKSIKYTLDKKSNSSDNIREVLLSFIEAIFNNNASKISAIMTLLIEGNYDIIETIKEIINILKKSLEDKYLEVEDRNYIFPNSISDKSVIWVIDELDLAVNTLINTNSQPKMALYKTLSNIYIWLHNY encoded by the coding sequence TTGGCTAAAGTATTAGGACAAAGCGTCCCGTTAAAAATAATGTCGGGAATTTATAAAAGCGGAAGACTTCATCATGCATATTTATTTTATGGCGAAGAAGGAATCGGGAAATTTGAAAGCGCCTTAAATTATGCGAAAGCGATTTTATGCGAAAGAGAAAACGGAACTTATTGCGGAGAATGCGAGTCGTGCAAAATGATTGACAGATATAAACATCCCGATGTAATAGTAGCGGGAACTGACGAAAGATTTAGAAATGCAGAAATATATTTTAATCAATATTTGGAATATAAATTGCCTTATTTGTTTAACGATTTTTATACAGCCTGCCGTTCGATTTTGTATAAAGTGGAATCTATGATTTTTGATAGCTATGATAATTATCCTGCAAGCGAACCTAAAGAATATATGCTTGGGCAGAAAAAAGATACTTCTAGATTTTCTTTAATCGAACCTTATTATTTAGCCGTTAATTATACTTTAAATGAACTTAACGAAGATAATATTGAATTTATAGATTCTATATTTAGAGGAAAATCTAAAGAAGCAATTGATATTGTAAAAAATAAGGGAAATAAAAAGAAATGCGTTATAGAAGGAAATTTTTTTGACGCATTAAAAAAGATTCATTATAATATAATTCACACGGTTATTCCTCTTGATACGGTTAGAAATATTATAGAAATGACTTACAGAAAAACAAGATACGGAAAGAAAAGAATTATTATTATAGAAGGCATAGAACTAATGGATAAGCGAGCGCCGAATATATTTTTAAGAACTTTAGAAGAGCCTTCGGATAATAATATTTTTATTTTAATCGCATCCGATACGAATAAATTAACTCAAGACGGAATGAAACCTTTAATGTCGAGGATGATGGAATTAAAATTTTCTCCTTTGTCTGAAAATACTTTAAGAGAGATTTTAATGAAAAGGCTAAAATTTGACGAGGAAAAAACCGCCCTTGCATTGCAATATTCTTACGGAAGTGTGGCAAAATCTATAAAATATACTCTTGACAAAAAATCGAATTCAAGCGATAATATACGAGAAGTTTTATTATCTTTCATAGAGGCTATTTTTAATAATAACGCTTCTAAAATATCGGCGATAATGACTTTATTAATTGAAGGAAATTACGATATTATAGAAACGATAAAAGAGATAATAAATATTTTAAAAAAGTCTCTTGAAGATAAATATCTTGAAGTCGAAGATAGAAATTATATATTTCCAAATTCGATTTCGGATAAAAGCGTAATATGGGTAATTGACGAATTGGATTTAGCGGTTAATACTCTGATAAATACC
- a CDS encoding HAD family hydrolase: MIKNIISDIGNVLFEFDTSGFIDKNIEAEDKEKFFNLVFASDNWRLLDKGDLSFEDGRNYFLSVFPKYKDILNKLFDSSLTLCLNMHHNNINILKEYKERGYNIYYLSNMTVETFKCLREKTDFFEKTCIGGIVSAYEKMIKPNEEIYKLLLNRFNLKAEECLFIDDNLDNVNAAIKLGINSFQLKNMNDMNFELKNIIK; encoded by the coding sequence ATGATAAAAAATATTATTTCGGATATTGGAAATGTTCTTTTTGAATTCGACACTTCGGGATTTATCGACAAAAATATTGAAGCCGAAGACAAAGAAAAATTTTTTAATTTGGTTTTTGCAAGCGATAATTGGAGACTTTTAGACAAGGGCGATTTATCTTTTGAAGATGGCAGAAATTATTTTTTATCGGTATTTCCAAAATATAAAGATATTTTAAATAAACTTTTCGACAGTTCTTTAACTTTATGTCTTAATATGCATCATAATAATATAAATATTTTAAAAGAATATAAAGAGAGAGGATATAATATTTATTATTTGTCAAATATGACAGTCGAAACTTTTAAATGCTTAAGAGAAAAAACCGATTTTTTTGAGAAAACTTGCATTGGAGGAATAGTTTCCGCTTACGAGAAAATGATAAAGCCAAACGAGGAAATATATAAATTATTATTAAATAGATTTAATTTAAAAGCGGAAGAATGTTTATTTATAGACGATAATTTAGATAATGTTAACGCCGCGATAAAATTGGGAATTAATTCTTTTCAATTAAAAAATATGAACGATATGAATTTTGAATTAAAAAATATAATAAAATAA
- a CDS encoding sensor histidine kinase, whose translation MENNLFLKIKNRYGLIYLSVISIFIILDIIASAFITNFLYEPNTNPLNLFLILFIPSTSIFVGIITIIKFILEAFKKKEGSHIKLVIVIIMALITILPSFIISYISSYIIKSNINLFINSDINNSIYNVIDMSNNEIINKQNSMLSVLSNVGRNYFNNIYKYIDFVNPTNNFNNYNRLNDMIKNYYNFQNITFLSNSYYGQSSILFNTADFLPLDVNSRLYTDEVIFINSEYKDLFYVNAIIPLSMANNYVIWSEPMSSNYIEIRNNALESFRLYSSASMFLNEFSIILKLLYIFVLGISTFFSIIFGIILARLIYKPISLLLKATNSIINADFDIDMKFSGIHDLRNLIYRFNIMARALKYHRDRENTRLRLETWREAAIKVAHEIKNPLMPIVMNAEIIERNLKNNMSDKDIEKIKNSTTIIIKNANSISNLIKSFSEFSFAIKISDKKESINEVILEVLDSFKNIPNIKFKVSLTKHDYSLNMDRDKLIMSFRNLIKNSIEAMENNNIESIIYLSSYHEIIDYKEFFTVSITDTGIGIENNNIKRIFEPYFTSKSKGTGIGLATTEKIIMEHKGYISVESIIGEGSTFFIRFEI comes from the coding sequence ATGGAAAATAATTTATTTTTAAAAATAAAAAATCGCTATGGTTTGATATATTTAAGCGTAATATCTATATTTATAATACTTGATATTATAGCTTCTGCTTTTATAACAAATTTTTTATACGAACCGAATACTAATCCTTTAAATTTATTTTTAATATTATTTATTCCATCAACGAGCATTTTTGTCGGAATTATTACAATAATTAAATTTATACTTGAAGCTTTCAAAAAAAAAGAAGGCTCGCATATAAAATTGGTTATCGTTATAATTATGGCTTTAATTACAATTCTTCCGAGTTTCATTATAAGTTATATTTCTTCTTATATTATCAAATCGAATATTAATCTTTTTATAAATAGCGATATCAATAATTCTATATACAATGTTATAGATATGTCGAATAACGAAATTATAAATAAACAAAATAGTATGCTTTCGGTTTTGTCGAATGTCGGTAGAAATTATTTTAATAATATTTATAAATATATTGATTTTGTAAATCCGACTAATAATTTTAATAATTATAATAGATTAAACGATATGATTAAAAATTATTATAATTTTCAAAATATAACTTTTCTGTCTAATTCTTATTACGGACAAAGTTCTATATTATTTAATACCGCCGATTTTCTGCCTTTGGATGTAAATTCTAGATTATATACCGATGAAGTTATATTTATAAATAGCGAATATAAAGATTTATTTTATGTTAATGCAATTATTCCGCTTTCTATGGCAAATAATTATGTAATATGGTCCGAGCCTATGTCTTCAAATTATATAGAGATTAGAAATAACGCTTTGGAATCTTTTAGGCTTTACAGTTCGGCAAGTATGTTTTTAAATGAATTTTCAATTATATTAAAACTTTTATATATTTTCGTTTTGGGAATATCGACATTTTTCTCAATAATATTTGGAATAATTTTAGCGCGATTAATATATAAACCGATAAGTCTTCTTTTGAAAGCTACAAATTCTATAATAAACGCCGACTTTGACATCGACATGAAATTTTCGGGAATTCATGATTTGAGAAATCTTATATACAGATTCAATATTATGGCGAGAGCTTTAAAATATCATAGAGATAGAGAAAATACGAGATTGAGATTAGAAACTTGGAGAGAAGCTGCGATTAAAGTCGCTCATGAAATTAAAAATCCTCTAATGCCTATAGTAATGAACGCCGAAATTATAGAAAGAAATTTAAAAAATAATATGTCCGACAAGGATATAGAAAAAATAAAAAATTCTACAACTATTATAATAAAAAATGCAAACTCAATTTCAAATTTGATAAAATCTTTTTCTGAATTTTCATTTGCAATTAAAATTTCTGATAAAAAAGAATCTATTAATGAAGTAATTTTAGAAGTGTTGGATTCTTTTAAAAATATTCCAAATATAAAATTTAAAGTTTCTTTAACGAAGCATGATTATTCTTTAAATATGGATAGAGATAAACTTATTATGTCTTTTAGAAATTTAATTAAAAATTCAATAGAAGCTATGGAAAATAATAATATAGAATCTATAATATATTTGTCTTCTTATCATGAAATAATCGACTATAAAGAATTTTTTACGGTAAGCATAACCGACACGGGAATTGGAATAGAAAATAATAATATAAAAAGAATTTTTGAGCCTTATTTTACTTCAAAATCGAAAGGCACAGGAATAGGACTCGCTACAACCGAAAAAATTATTATGGAACATAAAGGATATATTTCCGTAGAATCGATTATTGGAGAAGGAAGCACTTTTTTTATAAGGTTTGAGATTTAA
- a CDS encoding response regulator, with product MKSPVIVVDDDNRATKIKAFLESCSVDVFTAENLYELMGKIYKHNIKTLIFNPHLVWVNVIEFIVELEKRKELKEYKIFFLCDNIDKEIKEKAKELNITCLDYPANMNKIINYIEND from the coding sequence ATGAAAAGTCCTGTCATAGTCGTAGACGATGATAACAGAGCCACTAAAATAAAGGCTTTTTTAGAAAGTTGTTCCGTAGATGTTTTTACGGCGGAAAATCTTTACGAATTAATGGGAAAAATTTACAAACATAATATAAAAACTTTAATTTTTAATCCTCATTTAGTTTGGGTTAATGTTATTGAGTTTATAGTCGAATTAGAAAAAAGAAAAGAACTTAAAGAATATAAAATATTTTTTCTATGCGATAATATAGACAAAGAAATCAAAGAAAAAGCTAAAGAATTAAATATAACATGTTTAGATTATCCCGCTAATATGAATAAAATTATAAATTATATAGAAAACGATTAA
- a CDS encoding NfeD family protein — protein sequence MNNKKIFIIFILIFIFFISKNIYCQDNAKVYVIKKLEFQEINRWYAAYIKKAIKKASDEGASLIILELDTPGGLLSSALSIKNYIIESDIPVVAYINKNALSAGALISLSCEAIYMSDGSIIGAATPVYMKGGNIEKASEKEISAMRAAMRSSAERSKKNVRAAEAMVDETIILTKSKDGIDLDDKTLLTLSLEEALKVNIADAKANSIIEIIKLRNLSENSTIKNVEEEKYDYILRFLINPAVLSALISIGIIGVYIELKTPGFGIGGVISIIAFSIFFFAQIFVGDSGFLSPAIFLLGIVLLAIEIFVIPGFGITGILGILGIVAGIFMSFGINNIAQATFVVFVSLIADIILIIILARFILKSKGFKSKIALDTDTAGYYSSVSYDDLLGCEGITDTFLRPSGNIIINGKKYDAITEGEFINKGVKIKVILVEGNKIVIKEAK from the coding sequence ATGAACAATAAAAAAATATTTATTATATTTATACTAATTTTTATATTTTTTATTTCAAAAAATATTTACTGTCAAGATAACGCTAAAGTTTATGTTATTAAAAAATTAGAATTTCAAGAGATAAATAGATGGTATGCAGCTTATATAAAAAAAGCTATTAAAAAAGCGTCTGACGAAGGAGCGAGTTTAATAATATTAGAATTAGATACGCCAGGCGGATTATTATCTTCCGCTTTATCTATAAAAAATTATATAATAGAAAGCGATATTCCCGTTGTAGCGTATATAAATAAAAATGCATTATCTGCGGGCGCTTTAATATCTTTAAGTTGCGAAGCGATTTATATGTCTGACGGAAGCATTATAGGAGCTGCTACTCCCGTTTATATGAAAGGCGGAAATATTGAAAAAGCGAGCGAAAAGGAAATAAGCGCGATGCGAGCAGCGATGCGTTCGTCTGCAGAGAGAAGCAAAAAGAATGTTAGAGCAGCAGAAGCTATGGTTGATGAAACTATTATTTTAACTAAATCAAAAGACGGAATAGATTTAGACGATAAAACTTTACTAACTTTAAGTCTTGAAGAAGCCTTAAAAGTAAATATAGCCGATGCAAAAGCAAATTCAATAATCGAAATAATTAAATTAAGAAATCTATCCGAAAACTCTACTATAAAAAATGTCGAAGAAGAAAAATACGATTATATATTAAGATTTTTAATAAATCCCGCGGTTTTAAGCGCGTTAATATCGATAGGAATTATAGGCGTTTACATTGAATTAAAAACTCCAGGATTTGGAATTGGCGGCGTAATTTCAATAATCGCGTTTTCAATATTTTTCTTCGCTCAAATTTTCGTTGGCGATAGCGGTTTTTTATCTCCCGCGATATTTTTGCTTGGAATAGTTCTTTTGGCGATTGAAATATTTGTTATTCCAGGTTTTGGAATTACGGGAATACTTGGAATATTAGGAATAGTCGCGGGAATATTTATGTCTTTTGGAATAAACAATATAGCTCAAGCGACTTTTGTAGTTTTTGTTTCTCTTATTGCCGATATTATTCTTATAATTATTTTAGCGAGATTTATTTTAAAATCAAAAGGTTTCAAAAGTAAAATAGCTTTAGACACTGACACGGCGGGATATTATTCAAGCGTTTCTTATGACGATTTGCTTGGATGCGAAGGAATAACAGACACATTTTTAAGACCTTCGGGAAATATTATAATAAACGGCAAAAAATATGACGCTATAACGGAAGGAGAATTTATAAACAAAGGAGTAAAAATTAAAGTTATTCTTGTCGAAGGAAATAAAATAGTTATAAAAGAAGCTAAATAA
- a CDS encoding TIGR01212 family radical SAM protein (This family includes YhcC from E. coli K-12, an uncharacterized radical SAM protein.) — MKNSNNLNNEKPYYSFSDYAKNKFKIKVGKISINTDFGCAHKLNDGGCKFCNLESYKPPYIKEDEIENQWLNGIKNYKNRYKKYYGYFQLGTPLSKLASKESLFYAERLIKFDDCVGLMFGARSDMLEEETLKKLNDLAKENDKEIWLEMGIQSSNDETLNFINRGHNYKSFVETVNNIKENYKNLIICAHIIFGLPKRIENNKIIIEDKNDMIKTIKDISKLKIDAVKFHQLDIVRGSHFENIYNEFDFPTLDEDYYIELIAEALGFTKKNIIISRLTGDSLRDSLIAPKWKKSKNEIINLIIKKMNERNIKQGDLLKNYCY, encoded by the coding sequence ATGAAAAATTCAAATAATCTTAATAACGAAAAACCTTATTATTCTTTTTCCGATTATGCGAAAAATAAATTCAAAATTAAAGTAGGTAAAATTTCAATAAATACCGATTTTGGATGCGCTCATAAATTAAACGATGGCGGATGCAAATTTTGTAATTTGGAAAGTTATAAACCGCCTTACATTAAAGAAGATGAAATAGAAAATCAATGGCTGAACGGAATTAAAAATTATAAAAATAGATATAAAAAATATTATGGATATTTTCAACTTGGAACTCCGCTTTCAAAATTGGCTTCAAAAGAATCTTTATTTTACGCTGAAAGATTAATAAAATTTGACGATTGCGTTGGACTTATGTTTGGAGCAAGAAGCGATATGCTCGAAGAAGAAACTTTAAAAAAATTAAACGATTTGGCTAAAGAAAACGATAAAGAAATTTGGCTTGAAATGGGAATACAATCTTCAAACGATGAAACTTTAAATTTTATAAACAGAGGACATAATTATAAATCTTTTGTAGAAACGGTTAATAATATAAAAGAAAATTACAAAAATCTTATAATTTGCGCTCATATAATTTTTGGACTTCCGAAAAGAATCGAAAATAATAAAATAATAATTGAAGATAAAAACGATATGATAAAAACTATTAAAGATATTTCAAAATTAAAAATTGACGCCGTAAAATTTCATCAACTTGATATTGTGCGAGGCAGTCATTTTGAAAATATTTATAATGAATTTGATTTTCCAACTTTAGACGAAGATTATTATATTGAATTAATTGCAGAGGCTTTGGGTTTTACTAAAAAAAATATAATTATATCAAGATTAACGGGCGACAGTTTGAGAGATAGTTTAATCGCTCCAAAATGGAAAAAATCGAAAAATGAAATTATAAATTTGATAATAAAGAAAATGAATGAAAGAAATATAAAACAAGGCGACTTATTAAAAAATTATTGTTATTAA
- the tyrS gene encoding tyrosine--tRNA ligase, giving the protein MENLKENKKFTVEESIELITRGINEVIGLEEIKEKLKEGKQLTIKAGFDPTAPDIHLGHTVLLKKMRHFQILGHKVIFLIGDFTGRIGDPSGKTKTRPRLTTEDVLKNAETYKQQVFKILDPEKTIIDFNSKWLEKMNFADVLGLTSRYTVAQMIERDDFSNRYKNGQAISIMEFLYPLAQGYDSVSLECDIELGGTDQKFNLLVGRSLMKEYGLSPQAVITVPLLEGLDGVNKMSKSLGNYIGIYDSPKDMYGKAMSIPDNLITKYMELVTDIPMDEIKNYSMSMEKGENPRNVKSILAKEIVKLYHSEEESNAAEEEFKRIFSSKGLPDDIEEIIIDKNDNNILSVLSLCMKSESKSNLKRLISQGSVSMDSEKITDMNFNILKECVLKVGKRNFFKIKFS; this is encoded by the coding sequence ATGGAAAATTTGAAAGAAAATAAAAAATTCACAGTAGAAGAATCTATTGAATTAATTACTCGCGGAATAAACGAAGTTATAGGACTCGAAGAGATAAAAGAAAAATTAAAAGAAGGAAAACAATTAACTATAAAAGCGGGATTTGACCCAACCGCTCCCGATATTCATTTAGGACATACGGTTTTATTGAAAAAAATGCGACATTTTCAAATATTGGGGCATAAAGTAATTTTTTTAATAGGCGACTTTACGGGAAGAATAGGCGACCCTTCGGGAAAAACTAAAACTCGTCCAAGATTAACTACGGAAGATGTTTTGAAAAATGCCGAAACTTATAAACAGCAGGTATTTAAAATTTTAGACCCAGAAAAAACTATAATTGATTTTAATTCAAAATGGCTTGAAAAAATGAATTTTGCCGATGTTTTAGGATTAACTTCGAGATATACGGTTGCGCAAATGATAGAGAGAGACGATTTTTCAAATAGATATAAAAACGGACAAGCAATAAGCATAATGGAATTTTTATATCCTTTGGCTCAAGGCTACGATTCGGTTTCTTTGGAATGCGATATAGAACTTGGAGGCACAGACCAAAAATTTAATTTATTAGTCGGAAGAAGTTTAATGAAAGAGTATGGACTTTCTCCTCAAGCCGTTATAACAGTTCCTTTGCTTGAAGGTTTGGACGGAGTAAATAAAATGAGTAAATCTTTAGGGAATTATATCGGAATATACGATTCTCCAAAAGATATGTATGGAAAAGCTATGAGCATTCCCGATAATTTAATTACAAAATATATGGAACTTGTAACCGATATTCCTATGGATGAGATAAAAAATTATTCTATGTCTATGGAAAAAGGCGAAAATCCAAGAAATGTAAAATCTATATTGGCTAAAGAAATAGTTAAATTATATCATAGCGAAGAAGAATCTAACGCGGCTGAAGAAGAGTTTAAAAGAATATTTAGCTCAAAAGGTTTGCCTGACGATATTGAAGAAATTATTATTGATAAAAACGATAATAATATATTAAGCGTATTGTCTTTATGTATGAAATCCGAAAGCAAATCGAATTTGAAAAGATTAATTTCTCAAGGAAGCGTTTCTATGGATAGCGAAAAAATTACCGATATGAATTTTAATATATTAAAAGAATGCGTTTTAAAAGTAGGTAAACGCAATTTCTTTAAAATAAAATTTTCTTAA
- a CDS encoding LPS-assembly protein LptD, producing the protein MRILILLLSTLIFNVYLYPQNNNNQNTNQNNNTNENGNPNALMLINKFDAMKNPVSFINIVNFTPYNLLLEYARVNGIEIYPYDSEADLRAKIIKRQVNVKVERVKGEAEIKDVARSTIGRGGGRVQLKSADYVERYTIKEADEEIIFLYGNVTLELYNNTLSADRVVYSLKTGEVFAEGNLRVQSSDNDLKGEWFMLNRESKKGVLFGGGTKFQSYRIEGDIIKFNNENFFADNSRVSFSRLTPVAHDFLASKVYLWDTKKFMVFNSVYRVGRQPVFYFPLFLQNYMGTGIISTFGTSLREGVYMQNSKTFDIYGMQHRLRFDAYQKLGFLLGDEIRYTSQYHDLSLDAMFAMGRQYYLLDSYISSSVGFGTRYVNYFSGGKAGKFVPRFKFEYDHTIQLYNGENINSYVTGRLNLNSDLYFKSDFYNERGALDIVSFFTSLTGKLDDIGNSYPESSLENSIYLNNTIYGVNLKVGAQWDLAAVRNLSVEHNTNFDYYMPKPSKLTLPSLEASYSSVWGDETSYYFQNLNINYSLGGTYAHTINYKTSEGIYFHNNPQLDDKLKEKVAERDNLTLYGNLSRSFTNEFIRFTPTAKADYSYQKSINPKPEDLIYDRNSTYFGLGTTLSFSMFLPNSVVPYQWDNYFTPTITWDSSYNLGYRFKENTVEGNTNASSSGEFNAHDINTRLSIGGTGYSLFYIPNLNLDLSGYIRTGLDMKPYYDWERKMYKITISTNKLLNTEVGGSTRLYYDQSSITYNVGKNLLGTNLTANNIKGILHIPIPIGKITDWILLRNGKRPFFDDYINSFEIFFDISYSHDFINYKYNTASFIFGIEFELLEQWRFRFATTSENNRAYRYIKSYAQKENETWVNPFWDIIDSFNFKDSKKRTDSLFKLSSIEMSIWHDLDGWEFLATFSIRPSTLPSDIASGSVKGSYWSKEFWIEFTLTDFPSGGLPRREYDLNKTITDLQEKQATTIN; encoded by the coding sequence ATGCGAATCTTAATTTTGCTTTTATCTACATTAATCTTTAATGTTTATTTATATCCTCAAAACAATAATAACCAAAATACTAATCAAAATAATAATACGAATGAAAATGGAAATCCTAACGCTTTAATGCTTATAAATAAATTTGACGCGATGAAAAATCCCGTTTCATTTATTAATATAGTTAACTTTACTCCTTATAATTTATTATTGGAATATGCGAGAGTTAATGGAATAGAAATATATCCTTACGATAGCGAAGCCGATTTAAGAGCGAAAATAATAAAAAGACAGGTTAATGTTAAAGTTGAAAGAGTAAAAGGAGAAGCCGAAATAAAAGATGTTGCAAGAAGCACTATCGGAAGAGGCGGAGGAAGAGTCCAACTTAAAAGCGCCGATTATGTTGAAAGATATACTATTAAAGAAGCGGACGAAGAGATAATATTTTTGTATGGAAATGTCACTCTTGAATTATATAATAATACATTATCTGCGGACAGAGTCGTTTATAGCTTAAAAACTGGCGAAGTATTTGCAGAAGGAAATTTAAGAGTTCAATCTTCCGATAACGACCTTAAAGGCGAATGGTTTATGCTTAATAGAGAAAGTAAGAAAGGAGTTTTATTTGGAGGCGGAACAAAATTCCAATCTTATAGAATAGAAGGCGATATTATAAAATTTAACAATGAGAATTTTTTTGCAGATAATAGCAGAGTAAGTTTTTCGCGTTTAACACCCGTAGCTCATGACTTTTTGGCAAGCAAAGTATATTTATGGGATACTAAAAAGTTTATGGTATTTAACAGCGTGTATAGAGTCGGAAGGCAGCCCGTGTTTTATTTTCCATTATTTTTGCAGAATTATATGGGAACGGGAATAATATCAACTTTCGGCACATCTTTAAGAGAAGGCGTTTATATGCAAAATAGCAAAACTTTTGACATATACGGAATGCAACATAGATTAAGATTTGACGCTTATCAAAAATTAGGTTTTCTTTTAGGAGATGAAATAAGATATACGAGTCAATATCATGATTTATCTTTAGATGCGATGTTTGCTATGGGAAGACAATATTATTTATTAGATTCTTATATTTCTTCAAGCGTAGGATTTGGGACGAGATATGTTAACTATTTTTCTGGAGGAAAGGCTGGAAAATTTGTTCCAAGATTTAAATTTGAATACGACCACACGATACAATTATATAATGGCGAAAATATAAATAGTTATGTCACGGGAAGATTAAATTTAAATAGCGATTTATATTTTAAGTCTGATTTTTATAATGAAAGAGGAGCTTTAGATATAGTTTCTTTCTTTACTTCATTAACGGGAAAATTGGACGATATAGGAAATTCTTATCCTGAAAGTTCTCTTGAGAATTCAATTTATCTTAATAACACGATTTACGGAGTTAATCTTAAAGTTGGAGCGCAATGGGATTTAGCCGCCGTTAGAAATCTTTCGGTAGAACATAATACGAATTTTGATTATTATATGCCAAAACCGAGCAAATTGACATTGCCATCTTTAGAAGCAAGTTATAGTTCAGTTTGGGGAGATGAAACTTCTTATTATTTTCAAAATTTAAATATTAATTATTCTTTAGGCGGAACTTACGCTCATACTATTAATTATAAAACTTCCGAAGGAATATATTTTCACAATAATCCACAACTTGACGACAAATTAAAAGAAAAAGTAGCGGAAAGAGATAATTTAACTTTATATGGAAATTTATCGAGAAGCTTTACAAATGAATTTATAAGATTTACTCCGACAGCTAAAGCCGATTATAGTTATCAAAAGAGCATTAATCCAAAACCTGAAGATTTAATTTACGATAGAAACAGCACTTATTTTGGTTTGGGAACAACTTTGAGTTTTTCGATGTTTTTACCTAATAGCGTTGTTCCTTATCAATGGGATAATTATTTTACTCCTACTATTACTTGGGATAGTTCTTATAATTTAGGCTATCGATTTAAAGAAAATACCGTTGAAGGAAATACTAATGCAAGTTCAAGCGGAGAGTTTAACGCTCATGATATTAATACAAGATTATCTATAGGCGGAACGGGTTATAGTTTATTTTATATTCCTAATTTGAATTTGGATTTAAGCGGATATATTAGAACGGGATTAGATATGAAGCCTTATTATGATTGGGAAAGAAAAATGTATAAAATTACTATCTCTACAAATAAATTATTGAATACGGAAGTCGGAGGTTCTACGAGACTATATTATGACCAATCTTCTATAACTTATAATGTGGGAAAAAATTTATTAGGAACGAATTTAACCGCTAATAATATAAAGGGTATTTTGCATATTCCTATACCGATTGGAAAGATTACCGATTGGATATTATTAAGAAATGGCAAGCGACCTTTTTTTGACGATTATATAAACTCTTTTGAAATATTTTTTGATATATCATATAGCCATGATTTTATCAATTATAAATATAATACGGCTTCGTTTATATTCGGAATAGAATTTGAATTATTAGAACAATGGCGATTTAGATTTGCAACAACAAGCGAAAATAACAGAGCTTACAGATATATAAAATCATACGCGCAAAAAGAAAATGAAACTTGGGTTAATCCTTTTTGGGATATTATAGATTCTTTTAATTTCAAAGATTCTAAAAAGAGAACGGACAGTTTATTTAAATTAAGTTCTATAGAAATGAGCATTTGGCATGATTTGGACGGATGGGAATTTCTTGCCACTTTTTCAATTCGCCCTTCAACTTTGCCTTCGGATATTGCGAGCGGTTCGGTAAAAGGCTCTTATTGGAGCAAAGAATTTTGGATTGAATTTACTTTAACCGACTTTCCAAGCGGAGGATTGCCTAGAAGAGAATACGACCTTAATAAAACTATTACTGATTTACAAGAAAAGCAGGCGACTACTATTAATTAG